Proteins from a single region of Drosophila biarmipes strain raj3 chromosome 3R, RU_DBia_V1.1, whole genome shotgun sequence:
- the LOC108032088 gene encoding progestin and adipoQ receptor family member 3 isoform X1: MSPRPREILEETDLSVGSSTCYLRKSGTDSADNCWTDGQLVADTTDASHQFPSDEEPNVLGHGPNYDEKLSKFKWLCNFDDAPSHLKFNPYIRRGYRTFLSNAQCLQSIFWWTNETINIWSHLAGCILFIGLTIFDLQFLRLHASLSDQVLVVCLLVCFCLCMLMSAIYHIFSCKSEEHYEIFLSVDFLGISLSLVAIYISGMYYAFWCHTFLRTLYSTIALGMFALAIAVQIPRLNVSMNGKVAVLLLWSAYGIIPLGHWAVAMGGLENELVRLMVPRIVVMYLLCLVAFVFYAAKIPERWFTGKVDFVGHSHNWWHLIIVAAFYHWHNTGLVYAEYRLNNGCSAPVLA; encoded by the exons ATGAGTCCCCGACCCCGAGAGATCCTTGAGGAAACAGACCTATCGGTGGGTTCGTCCACATGCTATCTGCGGAAATCGGGAACGGAttctgcggacaactgctgg ACCGATGGCCAACTGGTTGCGGACACCACGGATGCCTCGCACCAATTTCCGTCCGACGAGGAGCCCAATGTCCTGGGGCACGGACCCAACTATGACGAGAAGTTGTCAAAATTCAAGTGGCTCTGCAATTTCGACGAT GCCCCCAGTCACCTGAAGTTCAACCCTTACATCCGCCGCGGCTACCGCACATTCCTGTCCAACGCACAATGCCTGCAGAGCATTTTCTGGTGGACCAATGAGACG ATCAATATCTGGAGCCATCTGGCCGGGTGCATCCTGTTCATCGGCCTGACGATCTTCGACCTGCAGTTCCTGCGGCTCCACGCCTCCCTGAGCGACCAGGTCCTGGTGGTCTGCCTGCTGGTGTGCTTCTGTCTCTGCATGCTGATGTCCGCCATCTACCACATATTCTCCTGCAAGTCGGAGGAGCACTACGAGATCTTCCTGTCGGTCGACTTCCTGGGCATCTCGCTCTCGCTGGTGGCCATCTACATCAGTGGAATGTACTACGCCTTCTGGTGCCACACCTTCCTGCGCACCCTGTACTCCACGATTGCCCTGGGCATGTTCGCCCTGGCCATCGCCGTGCAGATTCCCCGCCTGAACGTGTCCATGAACGGCAAGGTGgccgtgctgctgctgtggtcCGCCTACGGGATCATTCCGCTGGGTCACTGGGCTGTGGCCATGGGCGGTCTGGAGAACGAGCTAGTCAGG CTGATGGTGCCCCGCATCGTGGTCATGTACCTGCTCTGCCTCGTCGCCTTCGTCTTCTACGCGGCCAAGATCCCGGAGCGCTGGTTCACCGGCAAGGTGGACTTCGTGGGCCACTCGCACAACTGGTGGCACCTGATCATCGTGGCGGCCTTCTACCACTGGCACAACACCGGACTGGTCTACGCCGAGTACCGCCTGAACAACGGCTGCAGTGCCCCCGTCCTCGCCTGA
- the LOC108032088 gene encoding progestin and adipoQ receptor family member 3 isoform X2 has translation METTIVTTTTTTELKCSIRGSKKKDTDGQLVADTTDASHQFPSDEEPNVLGHGPNYDEKLSKFKWLCNFDDAPSHLKFNPYIRRGYRTFLSNAQCLQSIFWWTNETINIWSHLAGCILFIGLTIFDLQFLRLHASLSDQVLVVCLLVCFCLCMLMSAIYHIFSCKSEEHYEIFLSVDFLGISLSLVAIYISGMYYAFWCHTFLRTLYSTIALGMFALAIAVQIPRLNVSMNGKVAVLLLWSAYGIIPLGHWAVAMGGLENELVRLMVPRIVVMYLLCLVAFVFYAAKIPERWFTGKVDFVGHSHNWWHLIIVAAFYHWHNTGLVYAEYRLNNGCSAPVLA, from the exons atggaaactaCAATTGTcaccaccacaacaacaaccgaGCTGAAATGCAGTATTCGCGGCAGTAAAAAGAAAGAC ACCGATGGCCAACTGGTTGCGGACACCACGGATGCCTCGCACCAATTTCCGTCCGACGAGGAGCCCAATGTCCTGGGGCACGGACCCAACTATGACGAGAAGTTGTCAAAATTCAAGTGGCTCTGCAATTTCGACGAT GCCCCCAGTCACCTGAAGTTCAACCCTTACATCCGCCGCGGCTACCGCACATTCCTGTCCAACGCACAATGCCTGCAGAGCATTTTCTGGTGGACCAATGAGACG ATCAATATCTGGAGCCATCTGGCCGGGTGCATCCTGTTCATCGGCCTGACGATCTTCGACCTGCAGTTCCTGCGGCTCCACGCCTCCCTGAGCGACCAGGTCCTGGTGGTCTGCCTGCTGGTGTGCTTCTGTCTCTGCATGCTGATGTCCGCCATCTACCACATATTCTCCTGCAAGTCGGAGGAGCACTACGAGATCTTCCTGTCGGTCGACTTCCTGGGCATCTCGCTCTCGCTGGTGGCCATCTACATCAGTGGAATGTACTACGCCTTCTGGTGCCACACCTTCCTGCGCACCCTGTACTCCACGATTGCCCTGGGCATGTTCGCCCTGGCCATCGCCGTGCAGATTCCCCGCCTGAACGTGTCCATGAACGGCAAGGTGgccgtgctgctgctgtggtcCGCCTACGGGATCATTCCGCTGGGTCACTGGGCTGTGGCCATGGGCGGTCTGGAGAACGAGCTAGTCAGG CTGATGGTGCCCCGCATCGTGGTCATGTACCTGCTCTGCCTCGTCGCCTTCGTCTTCTACGCGGCCAAGATCCCGGAGCGCTGGTTCACCGGCAAGGTGGACTTCGTGGGCCACTCGCACAACTGGTGGCACCTGATCATCGTGGCGGCCTTCTACCACTGGCACAACACCGGACTGGTCTACGCCGAGTACCGCCTGAACAACGGCTGCAGTGCCCCCGTCCTCGCCTGA